A single genomic interval of Lathyrus oleraceus cultivar Zhongwan6 chromosome 7, CAAS_Psat_ZW6_1.0, whole genome shotgun sequence harbors:
- the LOC127107080 gene encoding S-protein homolog 29: MANPNSMTIKFSILLIIILLVEASGLTFNPKVHVYIRNDIPPHPTPLNLTVHCKSKDDDLGFHTLVYGEIYTFSFRPSLFPQFSATLFFCSFAWKGSPDLHYLDVYDEDFDDCIVCSWKITKTGGCKPLKQKPDACVVWNTRIALK, encoded by the coding sequence ATGGCAAATCCAAACTCAATGACTATAAAGTTTTCAATACTGCTAATCATTATACTTCTGGTTGAGGCTAGTGGTTTAACTTTCAATCCTAAGGTACATGTTTATATTCGGAATGATATACCCCCACATCCAACTCCTTTGAATCTCACTGTTCACTGCAAATCCAAAGATGATGATCTTGGATTTCACACACTCGTATATGGAGAAATTTACACATTTTCATTTAGGCCAAGTTTGTTTCCACAGTTTTCTGCTACTTTATTCTTCTGTAGCTTTGCATGGAAAGGAAGTCCCGACCTTCACTATCTTGACGTTTACGATGAAGATTTTGATGATTGCATTGTTTGCAGTTGGAAAATAACTAAAACCGGTGGTTGTAAGCCTTTAAAACAAAAACCTGATGCTTGTGTAGTATGGAATACTAGGATAGCATTAAAGTGA